GAGATCCTCCCCTTCTCGCCGCTGGCAGACGAGGCGCCCGATCCTTCCGCCGACATCTGCTGGCTGCCCGGCGGCTATCCCGAGCTGCATGGCGGGGCGCTCGCCAATGCCCAGCGCTTCAAGGCGGGGCTCACCGCCTTCGCAGCGCACAAGCCGGTGCATGGGGAGTGCGGCGGCTACATGGCCCTCGGCCAGGGCATCGTCGATGCACAGGGCGCGCGCCACGCCATGGCCGGGCTGCTGGCGCTGGAGACGAGCTTCGCCAAGCGCAAAATGAATCTCGGCTACCGCGAGGCGTGCCTCCTGAGCGACACGCCCATCGGCCCGGCGGGCACGCGGGTGCGGGGGCACGAATTCCATTATGCCAGCGTGATCGACCGGGGTTCCGACGCGCCGCTGGCGGAGCTCGCCGACAGCCAGGGCACCGCGCTGCCGCCGTCGGGCAGCCGGCGCGGACAGGTGACGGGCACGTTCTTCCACGCCATTGCCCCTGCGGAATGAGCATCCGCTTTTTGCTGCATCGCAAAGCAAATCGCACCCTCCCGGCCCATGCTGGAGCGTGTCTTTTTGGACCGTTCCGGCGTTATACTTGGGTCAACGAGATATTTGGGCCAACGAGCCGAACGGCCGCAGGTTGCAGAATGCGCCCTGAGCAGGAGGAGCAAATCCCATGCGGTGCCAGAACAAGGAAAACGACTTCCGCGAAGCCATCATGGATCTGGTGAGCGCCAAGGACGGTCAGGCCATCGTCATCCAGGTCATCGGCGGCACCACCATCACCGGCTATGCGCCCATGAGCGTGGGCAAGGGCTATCTGCGCTGCTACGTCTCGGCGGGGGACAACCACAAGGAGCAGGTGGTGCCCTTCCATTCCATTACGTGCGTGCGATAGCCTCCGGCTATAGATCCCGCCCAAAGAAACTCCGCTTGCCCCCTCGCACGGGGCAGCCGTTTCCCTATATGACAGCGGTATTCGCGCGGCCCGCCACGGGCGCGCGCGGTGTTCCGCCGGTGGAGCCCGTCGTGCCAGCCGGCCGCACAGGAGATGCCGATGGCCGCCCAGACCGCTTCCCAGTCTTCCCCCGCCGCGCAGCCGCTCCCCTTCCAGCGCGAGCAGAACCTCATCGGCGGCGCCTGGGTCGACGCGGACAGCGGCGCGACCATCGAGGTCAACAACCCGGCCACCGGCGCCATCATCGGCACCATTCCGCAGGCCGGCCGTGCCGAGACCCGCCGCGCCATCGAGGCCGCCGCTGACGCCTTCAAGATCTGGCGCGCCAAGACCGCCGCCGAGCGCGCCAGCGCCCTGCACAAGCTGGCCGACATCATCCTCGCCAACCAGGATGATCTTGCGCGCCTGCTCACCACCGAGCAGGGCAAGCCCTTCGCCGAAGCCAAGGGCGAGGTCGGCGCCTCCGCCGCTTATGTGCGCTGGTTCGCCGAGGAAGCCCGCCGCCTTTACGGCGACACCATCCCCTCCCCGTGGGCCGGCCGCCGCATCATGGTGACCAAGGAGCCGGTAGGCGTGGTGGCCGCCATCACCCCCTGGAACTTCCCCTCCTCCATGCTCGCCCGCAAGGTGGGTGCTGCGCTCGCCGCCGGCTGCACGGTGGTGGCGAAGCCGGCCGAACTCACCCCCTATTCCGGCCTTGCCTGGGGCGTGCTGGCGGAAATGGCGGGCATCCCCGCCGGCTGCGTGAACATCGTCACCGGCGATGCCAAGGAGATCGGGCTGGAGATGACCTCCAACCCCATCGTGAAGAAGGTGACCTTCACCGGCTCCACGCCGGTGGGCAAGCTGCTGATGAAGCAGTCCGCCGACACCATGAAGAAGATCTCCATGGAGTTGGGCGGCAACGCCCCCTTCATCGTGTTCGACGATGCCGATCTCGATGCGGCGGTGGAAGGCGCCATCGCCTCCAAGTTCCGCAACTCCGGCCAGACCTGCGTGTGCGCCAACCGCATCTATGTGCAGGCCGGCATCCATGACGCCTTCGCCGAGAAGTTCGCGGAAGCGGTGCGCAAGCTCAAGATCGGCAACGGCTTCGACGACGGCGTGGTCGCCGGCCCGCTGATCGAGGAGAAGGCGGTCGCCAAGGTGGAACGCCTGCTCAAGGACGCCACCGACAAGGGCGGCACCATCGTCACCGGCGGCAAGCGCAGCCCGCTCGGCCTCACCTTCTTCGAGCCCACTGTCATCGCCAATGCGACGCAGGACATGGGCTTTGCCCGTGAGGAAATCTTCGGCCCCATGGCGCCCCTCTTCAAGTTCGAGACCGAGGAGGAGGTCGTTCGCTATGCCAACAGCACCGAATATGGCCTCGCTTGCTACTTCTTCACCAAGGATCTCGGCCGCGCCTTCCGCGTCTCCGAGGCGCTGGAATATGGGCAGGTGGGCGTCAATGCCGGCGTCATCACCACCGAGGTGGCCCCGTTCGGCGGCGTGAAGGAGAGCGGCGTCGGCCGCGAGGGCTCCAAGTACGGCTGCGACGACTATCTGAACATCAAGTACATCTGCATCGGCGGCGTCTGAGCCCCACGCGGTTTCGCTCGATGAAAGAGGCGGCGCGGCCCACGCGCCGCCTCTTTTCGTTTCCGGGCCTGTTTTGAGACCGTCCGCCGCTCTTTCCCGCGCCTGCTCCCCTTCGATCGCTCGCTTGCCCCCTCCCCTGCCCTCACCCGCAAACGGGACGGGGGCCTGTCGCGCTGGCTGAGGCGATGCTCCTGAACTGCCGGCGGGAAAGTCCTCTCCCGCTTGCGGGGGAGGGTTGGGAGGGGGCAGGCACGGTCAGGAGGGGCGGACGGCAGAAGAAATCACGCTCCGGTCCCGCCCAGCACCGCCCGCTTCGGCCTCACTTCGTGCCGAACGGGCCGAACACCATGTCGGGGGCGCTCGTGTTGTGGCGGGAAGGCACGAGGCGGCCCGCCCAGAGTTCGCTGGCCAGTCCGCCGGGATAGGTCATCACCGGCGCCTCGCCCCAGCCCTTCTCGCCCGGCGCCTTCCAGGCAAGCCGCGCCACGTCGGCGTTGAACTCGGTCACATACATGGAGCGCAGCGCCGCGAAGGGCGCGCCCGCCACCGGCCGATCGAAGGTCACGTCCAGCGCCAGTTGCTCGCGGTCCAGAGTCGCGAGATGCATCCGCGCGGTGCCGCCGCCCGCGAAGGTGAGCGTGAAGATGCGCGTGGCCGGATCGAAGGCGATCTCCTTCAGCTTCACCAGCGGCCGCCCCTCGGTCTCCACCGGGCCGACGAGGAAGGACGAGCCATAGCCCGTCATCGGCAGATGGCTCGGCGAGAGCGGGCGGGCGCGCCAATAGCCGTCCGGGGGATAGACCACCAGCACCTCCTCCGCCCGGTCCTGCTGGCGCACCCAGAGTTGCACCAGATGCAGCCCCTCCACCACCTTGTCGCCGACGCGGAACGGCACGGCAGCCGGCCGCCAGAAGGAGGGGAAAGTGTAGCCGGTGAGCCAGAGGTCGGGCGTCTCGAAGAAGGTCACGCGCTTCGGCACCGCCGGCACGGCGGGATCCTTGCTCATGTCGCAGGCGGTGAAGTCCGGCGCCATGCGGTCCACGGACAGCGTGCCGATGTAAGCGGGATGGACGGCGGCAATGCGCAGGCGGCTGATGCCCGGCGCGGCGAAGGTGAGCGCCACATTGTCCGTCTCGGCGCAGAGCGTCGGCACGCTCTCGTTGTGCACCGTCACCGCCGCCTCCTGTGCGGAAGCGGACGCGAAGGCGAGAAGGCCAAGGAGAGCCGTCAGGAAGAAACGTGATGCCATGCGTGCCCCGCGTAGGGGGCCGCCGCGGCCCCTCAATCCACCAGTACGTAACCCGCCTGCCGGGCGATGATCCGGCCCCGGTCGGGAATATGAGAGCCGGTGACGCCGATCTTGTCGATCACCAGCCGGTCGAGAATCCCCCGGCGGGTGGCGGCGGCAAGCGAGGCGTCCACGTCGAACACCACCGTCCAGGCGGGATGGGGGAATTGCAGCAAAGCGGAATGGATGGTGTCGGCAAAGATGAGGAACTGCTCCTTGCCATCCGCCAGCAGGAAGCCCGCATGGCCCGGCGTGTGCCCGGGCAGCGGCACGAAGGTGATGCCCGGCACCGCCTCACCGCTGCCGTTCACCGTGCGCACGCGGCCCTTGTAGGCCTCCAGCGCCTTGCGGGCGATCATGAACATGGGCTCCATGGAGGTCGGCATGCGCGACATGGCGCCGTCGTCGCTCCAGAAAGCCACCTCCATCTGCTGCACCACCAGTTCCGCATTGGGGAACAGGGCCGTGCCGTCCGCCTTCATCAGGCCGCCCGCATGGTCGGCATGGAGATGGGTCATGAGCAGCGCGTTGACCCGCTCGGGCGGCACGCCGACAGCGGCAAGGCGCTCTGCGGCCTTGCCGAGATCAGGCCCCAGCGTCGCCCCGGCACCCGCGTCCACCACATAGAATCGGTCGCCGCGATTGATGGCGAAGACGTTCACCGGCTGCGGCCAGGGGCCGAGCTTGGGCAGGCCCGCCCGCTCCACCAGCTTCTCGCCCTCCACGGAATCGGCATCGGGAATCAGGGCCGGTGTGAGACCGAAGGGGCCGTCGAGAATGGGCATGATCCGGAAGGCGCCAACGCTGAAGGGCGCATTGAGGGGCGTCGCCATCGCCCGGCCGAGCCCGCCCGCAGCAAGCGGGAGCGCGGCGGCACCGGCCAGGAAATCGCGGCGGGACAGCAAACCTGTGGCGGACGTCATCGGGCCTCTCACGATGGCGAAGGCGGGCACGCGGGACGGCACGGCCCGCATATTCCATGCCGGTTCTAGAGCCCTAGGCTTGCGCCAGCATCGCTGCCCTCGGCGTGGCCGGACGGCACGTTTAAATTGCCTCGGCACATTTTCAGTGCTAAGGGCTCGCGCTTCAAGAGGACGGCATCGCCGATCCGCCGACCGGACCGAGGGTCCGGAGGTCACCGCCCGACAGCGCGTTGCGCCCTCGGGCGCGTTTCTCGTTGCGCCGTTGGGATCATACCCCATCTGTGGCGCAGCAGAGAGACAAGACCCGGCGGGCCAGCCGCCGACCTTGCGAACCCCAACTCCGGTCCCGGCCGGAGTGATCAGGACGGACCCATGTTCGACAGCCTTTCAGACCGCCTTGGCGGCATACTCGACAAGCTGAAGCGGCGCGGCGCTCTCACCGAGGCCGACGTCGGCGAGGCCATGCGCGAGGTCCGGCGGGCGCTGATCGAGGCGGACGTCGCCCTCGACGTGGTGCGCTCCTTCACGGACAAGGTGCGCCAGCGCGCCGTGGGCGTCGAGGTCATCAAGTCGGTGACCCCCGGCCAGATGGTCGTGAAGATCGTCCATGACGTGCTGGTGGAGACGCTGGGCTCCGACGCCGATCCCATCGACCTCAATGCGCCCGCCCCCGTCCCGATCCTCATGGTCGGCCTCCAGGGCTCGGGCAAGACCACCACCACCGCCAAGATCGCCAAGCGCCTGACCGAGCGCGGCAACCGCCGCGTGCTCATGGCCTCGCTCGACACCCGCCGCCCGGCGGCCATGGAGCAGCTGGCGACGCTGGGCACGCAGGTGGAGGTGAACACCCTTCCCATCGTGCCCGGCCAGAGCGCCGTGCAGATCGCCAAGCGGGCCATGGATGCCGCCCGCTTCGGCAATTACGACGTGGTGATCCTCGACACCGCCGGCCGCGTCACGCTGGATGAAGCGCTGATGGCGGAAGTGGCCGAGGTGAAGGCCATCACCAACCCGCACGAAGTGCTGCTGGTGGCCGACAGCCTCACCGGCCAGGACGCGGTGAACACCGCGAAAGCCTTCGACAGCCGCGTCTCCATCACCGGCATCGTGCTGACCCGCGCCGACGGCGACGGGCGCGGCGGCGCCGCGCTCTCCATGCGCGCGGTCACCGGCAAGCCCATCAAGCTGCTGGGCACGGGCGAGAAGATGGACGGGCTGGAGGATTTCGATCCCCAGCGGGTCGCCGGCCGTATCCTCGGCATGGGCGACGTGGTGGCCCTCGTGGAGAAGGCCGCCGAGAATCTCGACATCGAGAAGGCCAAGGCCACCGCCGAGCGGATGCGCAAGGGCGTCTTCGATCTGGAAGACCTGCGCGACCAGCTCTTCCAGATGCAGAAGATGGGCGGCATGGGCGGCCTGATGGGGATGCTGCCCGGCATCGCCAAGGTGAAGAACCAGATCGCCGCTGCCAATCTCGACGACAAGGTGTTCAAGCGCCAGGTCGCCATCATCAATTCCATGACCCGGCAGGAGCGGCGCAATCCGAAGGTGCTCGACGCCTCGCGCAAGAAGCGCATCGCCTCCGGCTCTGGCACCAAGGTCGAGGAGATCAACCGCCTCATCAAGATGCACCGCCAGATGGCGGACGTGATGAAGGCCATGGGCGGGGCCGCCGGCAAGCGCGGTCCGCTCGCCGGTCTCGCCAGCATGATGGGCATGGGGGCCGGCGGCCCCTCGCCGGAAATGCTCCAGCAGATGGCCGAGAAGATGCCGGGCGGCCTGCCCGGTGGCGGCGGCCTCCCCCCGACCTTCCCCGGTGGCCTGCCCGGCCTCGGAAAGGGCCTGCCTCCGGGCCTGCCCAAGGGCTTCCCCGGCCTGCCCGGCCTCGGCGGCCCGAAGAAGAAATGACGCCCGCCGCTTGCTCCCATGGGGATCAGCGGTCGGCCGATTGAAATCAAGACACACGAACACGAAGACACTGAAAGGAAAGTCCCATGTCCCTCAAGATCCGTCTCGCCCGCGGCGGCGCCAAGAAGCGTCCCTACTACCGCATCGTTGTGGCCGACGCCCGCTCCCCGCGCGATGGCCGCTTCATCGAGAAGATCGGCACCTTCAACCCGCTGCTGGCCAAGGACGCCGCCGAGCGCGTGACGCTCGACACCGAGAAGGCCAAGGCCTGGCTCGAGAAGGGCGCCCAGCCCACCGACCGCGTGGCCCGCTTCCTCGACGCCGCCGGCCTGCTGAAGCGTGAGGCCCGCAACAACCCGAAGAAGGCCGAGCCCGGCAAGAAGGCTCAGGAGCGCGCCGCCGAGCGTGCCGCCAAGGCTGCCGAGGCCTCCGAGGCCGCTTCCGCCGAGTGATTTCGGCCGAGGGGGTGGGTACGGCTTCGGTCGCGCCTCTGCCCCCTCCCCATCCCTCCCCCGCAAGCGGGAGAGGGAGCCTGTCGCGCCGGCGGCAAAGTTGACGCTTCAGATCCCCCGCCTCACCCGAGGCCGGTTCGCATTTTCGGTATCCGCATTCCATGACAGATCGCATTCTCATCGCCCGCATCGGTGCGCCCCATGGCGTGAAGGGCGAGGTGCGCCTGTTCGCCTTCGGCGAAGACCCGCTGGCGCTGAAGCGCTATCCGCTGACCGACGAGAGCGGCGCCCGCCGCTTCAAGGTCCAGTCCCTGCGGGCGGCCAAGGATCATTTCGTCGCCAGGCTCGAGGGCATCGCCGACCGCAACGCGGCCGAGGCCCTGACCAATACCGACCTCTTCGTGCCCCGTGACGCCCTGCCCGCGGCTGAGGACGAGGACACCTTCTACCACGCTGATCTCATGGGCCTCCGGGTCGAGGATCAGAGCGGCGCGCTGCTCGGCACGGTGCTGGCCATGCACGATTTCGGCGCCGGCGACGTGCTCGAATACACGCCCGAAGGCGGCGGGCGCACGCTGCTGCTGCCCTTCACCAAGGCCGCCGTGCCGGTGGTGGACGTGCCCGGCGGACGCATCGTGGTGGTGCCTGACACCAATCCCGACGAGACTCCGCCCGAGGACGCCGATCAGGCCTGAGCCTGCCCGCCGTCAAGTTGACGGCACGGGCAGGCTCCCCCATTCCTGCGCCATGACCTTCCGCGCCACCGTCCTCACCCTCTATCCCGAGATGTTTCCGGGGCCGCTCGGCCATGCGCTGGCCGGCCGCGCGCTGGCCAACGGGCTGTGGGCGCTGGAGGCGGTGCAGATTCGCGACCATGCGCTGGACAAGCACCGCTCGGTGGACGACACGCCGGCCGGCGGCGGGCTCGGCATGGTGATGCGGGCCGATGTGCTCGCCCGCGCCATCGACGCCGTCTCTCCGCCGGACGATCCCCGCCCCCGCCTGCTCATGACCCCGCGCGGGCGCCCGCTGACGCAGGCGCGCGTGCGCGACCTCGCCGCGGGGCCCGGTGCCGTCATCCTCTGCGGGCGGTTCGAGGGGGTGGACGAGCGCATCATCCCCGGCCGCAATCTGGAAGAAGTGTGCGTGGGCGACGTGGTGCTCTCCGGCGGCGAGGCAGCGGCTCTGCTGACGCTGGATGCCTGCGTGCGGCTGATCCCCGGCGTCATGGGCAAGACCGAGAGCGGAGCGGAGGAGAGCTTCTCCGACGGCCTGCTCGAATATCCCCAATACACCCGCCCGCAGCTCTTCGAGGGCGCTAGCATCCCCGAGGTTCTCACCTCCGGTGATCACGCCAAGATCGCCGCCTGGCGCCGGGCGCAGGCGCTCGCCGTCACCCGCGAGCGCCGGCCGGACCTTCTCGCCAAGGCGGAAAAGTGAGGCTGCGCGCCGCGTCCGGTGGGGAAGATGACGCTGCCATGAAGGAAAGGGCATGACATCTGCCCCTTTCTCCTGTATGTGAGCGCGTCCCTTAACTTACAACGACACGATGTGGCGCCGGGGCACGGCCGGAGACGGCTTATTCCCGAAGCGCTGCTAGAGGTTGGCGACAATGAACATCATTCAGCAGCTTGAGGCCGAACAGGCCGCCCGCCTTTCCGAAACCAAGACGATCCCGGAATTCCAGCCCGGCGACACCGTCATCGTCAACGTGAAGGTGGTTGAAGGCGAGCGCACCCGCGTTCAGGCCTATGAGGGCGTGTGCATCGCCCGCAACGGCGGCGGCCTCAACGAGAACTTCGTGGTCCGCAAGATTTCCTACGGCGAGGGCGTGGAGCGCGTGTTCCCGATCTACTCGCCGCTGATCGACAGCATCAAGGTGGTGCGTCGCGGTAAGGTGCGTCGCGCCAAGCTCTATTACCTGCGCGACCGTCGCGGCAAGTCCGCCCGTATCGCCGAGCGCACCGACGACCGCGCGAAGAAGGCCAAGGCGACCGCCGCCGAGTGAGGCGCCGTTTCCTTCTGACGATTTCAGCCGCCGGGTTCGCCCGGCGGCTTTTTTATTGGCCGCGTGGGCGCCTGAGATCAGTCCGTCGCCGTTTCCAGCAACCGGGCGAGAAGCCCCTCCGGGTCCGCATCATAGGCCGCGCGCACGGTGGCGAGCGCCCGCGCCCCCCCGCCGCGATGACCGGCGCCGCCCACATGCAGCCAAGCATCGGCCAGCAGATAGGGCTCGGGCGTTCCCGTGGCGGGATCGGCGATCCAGGCGGTGCGGGTGGTGGCGCGTTCGAGCTGCGCGGGATCAAGCGTGCGGTAGAGCACGCCCCAGTTCTGCCCGCCGGTGTCCAGCGTCAGCGGCGTATCGGTGCCGAAATCGAGCGGCAGATGGCCGAGCGCGTCGAGATCGAAGACGCTGTAGCCGGGCCACAGATACCAGCCGCCGAAGCGATCTCCGTGCCGCACCATGCCATAGGCCGGCTGACGGGCGACGAGGCCAGGAAGGTCCACCGGGGCCAGCGGCACGAGGTCATGATCCAGCAGCGCGAAGACTTTCGGCGCCACGGGCCGGATGAGGCTGTGCAGCACCCAGTTCAGCGCCACGCCATGGGAGCGCGAACCGTTGCGCGCCCCCTTAAAGGGTGACGGCGGCAGCGGGCAATAAGGAAGCCCGCGCGCGGCGCACAAGGCGGCGATGGCGACGCGGGCCTCCGGCTTGCTGGAATTGTCGCACACCACCAGCGGAATGCCGGGGGCGAAGCGGTCCATGCCGTCCGCCAGCAGGGCGATGGCCTCGGGCAGGTTGAAAGCGATGGTGAAGGCGAGCGCAGGGGCCCGGCTCTCGCGCAGGCGCGCCACCAGCTCCGCCTGCCCGGGCGCGGTGCGGCGGCGATAGGCGCGGTCCACGAGCACGTTGCGCGCCCGCCGCAAGCGATGGAACAGCGGCTCGGCCGCCACCCATTCCTTCAGCGAATAATCCTTCAGCGCGCGCATGGCGCCTTGTGGGAGGCGCCGCCCGCCCCGTCAAGCGGCCGGGCGTTCCACGGGTGCGGTGAAATCCACCTCCGGCCCCACCGGCACGATGCCGCGCGGGTTAATGCCCCGGTGGCTCTCGTAATAATGGTGCTTGATGTGGAAGACATCGACGGTCTCGGCGATGCCCGGCACCTGATAGAGCGCGCGCGTATAGGCCCAGAGCGCCGGATAATCGACGATGCGGCGCACGTTGCACTTGAAGTGGCCCACATAGACGAGATCGAAGCGCAGCAGCGTCGTCCAGAGCCGCCAGTCCGCCTCCGTCTGCCGGTCGCCCATGAGATAGGGCTGGCGGGACAGGCGCTCCTCCAGCCAGTCCAGCGTCTCGAACAAAGGCGCCAGCGCTTCCTCATAGGCCGCCTGCGTGGTGGCAAAGCCGCAGCGATAAACGCCGTTGTTCAGCGTCTTGTAGACGCGGTCGTTCACCGCATCGATCTCCGCCCGCAGCTCGGCCGGATAATAGTCGCCGGGCTTGGCGCCGACGCCATCGAAGGCGGAATTCAGCATGCGGATGATGTCGGCGGATTCGTTATTGACGATCTGCCGGGTCTGTTTGTCCCATAGCACCGGCACGGTCACGCGGCCGCTATAAGCAGCATCCGAGCGCGCATAGAGCTCGTGCATGCGGGTCACGCCCTCGTTGGGATCGGGGATCACGCCCGGGCCGGGATGGAAGGTCCACCCCTCCTCCGCCATCAGCCAGTGGGTGACGGAAAAGGAGATGGCGTCCTCCAGACCTTTCAGGGTCCGGAAGATCATCGCCCGGTGCGCCCAGGGGCAGGCGCGGGCGATATAGAGATGGTAGCGGCCCGGCTCGGCCTTGAAGCCACCCGCGCCCATGGGGCCGGGGCTGCCGTCCGCCGTCACCCAGTGCCGCAGCACGGAATCGGGCCGGGTGAAGCGACCGCCCGCGTCGGTGGGGAAATCTTCCTGTCCGTGCCAGACCCCATCCACCATCCGACCCATCTGGCTTCTCCTTCCGCCTGTTGCGGTTTCAGTTCGCCTTGTCAGCCATGATGCGGGCCGCAAGATCCTTCATGTCCGGCGTCCGGTCGCCGTTGCCCGTGAGCTCGTAAAGCCGGACCTCGCCCCGCGCGTCCGCACGCGGATAGCTGGCGATCAGCCGGAAGCGCTCTGGGAAGGCCGCGATGGCCTCCTCGAGCTGCCGGTCGTGCGGGAGCGCCTGCGCAGCCGCCGAGGTATCGACGACCACATGGCCGACGCCCACCGCATCGAGCTGCCGCAGGAGATCCGCCGCATCCTTGGCCAACGGCCGATAGGAGGTTGCGTTCCAGTCGGTGCGCGCCAGCATCTTGGTTCCACGCAGAACGATGATGCGCCGGGCACGGTCCTGCTGGCCGATGGTGGAGATGAAGGCCCCCTCCCCCATGGCATCGGACCCCACCAGCACCAGCGGATTGTCCGGACGTCCCGCAAGGAAGGCTTCGGCGGCCGCGCCCATGCCGATGGGGCGCTTCTCCACCGGTGTCATGAGCGCCGGCAGGGCCCCGATGAGCAGCACGAGAGCCGCCACGAGCCCCTTGAGCGTCGGCCAGCCGGTGGTCAGCATCCCGAGCAGCCCCGTCGCGCCATAGGCCGCAAGCAGGATGAGCGGCGCCACCACGGGGAGCATGTAGCGCGGGTCGAGGCCCGACGGCATGAGGCAGTGGAAGACGAAGAAGGCGACCGCCAGGGCCACCAGCGCCACCCAGAGATCCGCCTGCGCCCGTCCCCGCCAGCTCCGGACCACAGCGAGCAGCATGCCGACGCCGGCCAGCAGCAGGAGCAGGCCGCCGAGTGCCGCCGAAAGGCCGTCCGCATAAGTGGCAATGGCGAGATCGATAAAGTCCACGCCCGCCTCATACTGGAAGCCGTTCGCCGCCATCTTCGCGGTCATCACCGTCCAGGGGCCGGCGAGCACAAGCACTATGGGCAGCGGCACCCAGAAGCCCCAGCGCAGCATCAGGCGGAAACGCCCGCCGAGCAGCACCACCAGCGGCGGCAGCAGCGCCAGCGCGGCGGCGGTGCCCTTGGTGAGGATCGCAATCGAGGCGATGAGGCCGAAGAGTGCCGCCGGCCCAACCCGCTGCGTGCGCAGGAAGCGCGCATAGGCGAGCGTCGCCAGCAGGGCCAGAAAGGCGACGGGCAGGTCGAGCTGGATCACCAGCATCGCTTGCCGCAGCAGCGGCGCGGCGAGCAGCACCACGCCCACCGCCACGCCCTGAAGCGGCCCAAGCGCGCGCGCCGCCACCCATCCCGTGGTCACGACCAGCAGCGCCGCGAGCAGCGCCGGCAGGAGCAGCGCCACCGGCGTCGTGGGCGGCAAGGCGAGGAAGAGACCGGCCTCCGCGAGATAATAGAGCGGCGGCCAGTGGCCGATCGCCACCTTCGGCAGGTGCAGATAATAGTCGGTGGCGAAGGCGAGCGGATGCTGGGAGAGGCCGCTGCGCAGATAATCCGCGATCATCAGGCCGCTGATGAAGTGGCTCGCCTCGTCCGCATTGTCGGCGGACATCTCCGCGCCATAGCCGCCGAGGGC
The Azorhizobium caulinodans ORS 571 genome window above contains:
- a CDS encoding NAD-dependent succinate-semialdehyde dehydrogenase gives rise to the protein MAAQTASQSSPAAQPLPFQREQNLIGGAWVDADSGATIEVNNPATGAIIGTIPQAGRAETRRAIEAAADAFKIWRAKTAAERASALHKLADIILANQDDLARLLTTEQGKPFAEAKGEVGASAAYVRWFAEEARRLYGDTIPSPWAGRRIMVTKEPVGVVAAITPWNFPSSMLARKVGAALAAGCTVVAKPAELTPYSGLAWGVLAEMAGIPAGCVNIVTGDAKEIGLEMTSNPIVKKVTFTGSTPVGKLLMKQSADTMKKISMELGGNAPFIVFDDADLDAAVEGAIASKFRNSGQTCVCANRIYVQAGIHDAFAEKFAEAVRKLKIGNGFDDGVVAGPLIEEKAVAKVERLLKDATDKGGTIVTGGKRSPLGLTFFEPTVIANATQDMGFAREEIFGPMAPLFKFETEEEVVRYANSTEYGLACYFFTKDLGRAFRVSEALEYGQVGVNAGVITTEVAPFGGVKESGVGREGSKYGCDDYLNIKYICIGGV
- a CDS encoding MBL fold metallo-hydrolase; amino-acid sequence: MTSATGLLSRRDFLAGAAALPLAAGGLGRAMATPLNAPFSVGAFRIMPILDGPFGLTPALIPDADSVEGEKLVERAGLPKLGPWPQPVNVFAINRGDRFYVVDAGAGATLGPDLGKAAERLAAVGVPPERVNALLMTHLHADHAGGLMKADGTALFPNAELVVQQMEVAFWSDDGAMSRMPTSMEPMFMIARKALEAYKGRVRTVNGSGEAVPGITFVPLPGHTPGHAGFLLADGKEQFLIFADTIHSALLQFPHPAWTVVFDVDASLAAATRRGILDRLVIDKIGVTGSHIPDRGRIIARQAGYVLVD
- the ffh gene encoding signal recognition particle protein is translated as MFDSLSDRLGGILDKLKRRGALTEADVGEAMREVRRALIEADVALDVVRSFTDKVRQRAVGVEVIKSVTPGQMVVKIVHDVLVETLGSDADPIDLNAPAPVPILMVGLQGSGKTTTTAKIAKRLTERGNRRVLMASLDTRRPAAMEQLATLGTQVEVNTLPIVPGQSAVQIAKRAMDAARFGNYDVVILDTAGRVTLDEALMAEVAEVKAITNPHEVLLVADSLTGQDAVNTAKAFDSRVSITGIVLTRADGDGRGGAALSMRAVTGKPIKLLGTGEKMDGLEDFDPQRVAGRILGMGDVVALVEKAAENLDIEKAKATAERMRKGVFDLEDLRDQLFQMQKMGGMGGLMGMLPGIAKVKNQIAAANLDDKVFKRQVAIINSMTRQERRNPKVLDASRKKRIASGSGTKVEEINRLIKMHRQMADVMKAMGGAAGKRGPLAGLASMMGMGAGGPSPEMLQQMAEKMPGGLPGGGGLPPTFPGGLPGLGKGLPPGLPKGFPGLPGLGGPKKK
- the rpsP gene encoding 30S ribosomal protein S16 translates to MSLKIRLARGGAKKRPYYRIVVADARSPRDGRFIEKIGTFNPLLAKDAAERVTLDTEKAKAWLEKGAQPTDRVARFLDAAGLLKREARNNPKKAEPGKKAQERAAERAAKAAEASEAASAE
- the rimM gene encoding ribosome maturation factor RimM (Essential for efficient processing of 16S rRNA) — protein: MTDRILIARIGAPHGVKGEVRLFAFGEDPLALKRYPLTDESGARRFKVQSLRAAKDHFVARLEGIADRNAAEALTNTDLFVPRDALPAAEDEDTFYHADLMGLRVEDQSGALLGTVLAMHDFGAGDVLEYTPEGGGRTLLLPFTKAAVPVVDVPGGRIVVVPDTNPDETPPEDADQA
- the trmD gene encoding tRNA (guanosine(37)-N1)-methyltransferase TrmD encodes the protein MTFRATVLTLYPEMFPGPLGHALAGRALANGLWALEAVQIRDHALDKHRSVDDTPAGGGLGMVMRADVLARAIDAVSPPDDPRPRLLMTPRGRPLTQARVRDLAAGPGAVILCGRFEGVDERIIPGRNLEEVCVGDVVLSGGEAAALLTLDACVRLIPGVMGKTESGAEESFSDGLLEYPQYTRPQLFEGASIPEVLTSGDHAKIAAWRRAQALAVTRERRPDLLAKAEK
- the rplS gene encoding 50S ribosomal protein L19 translates to MNIIQQLEAEQAARLSETKTIPEFQPGDTVIVNVKVVEGERTRVQAYEGVCIARNGGGLNENFVVRKISYGEGVERVFPIYSPLIDSIKVVRRGKVRRAKLYYLRDRRGKSARIAERTDDRAKKAKATAAE
- a CDS encoding glutathione S-transferase family protein, whose amino-acid sequence is MGRMVDGVWHGQEDFPTDAGGRFTRPDSVLRHWVTADGSPGPMGAGGFKAEPGRYHLYIARACPWAHRAMIFRTLKGLEDAISFSVTHWLMAEEGWTFHPGPGVIPDPNEGVTRMHELYARSDAAYSGRVTVPVLWDKQTRQIVNNESADIIRMLNSAFDGVGAKPGDYYPAELRAEIDAVNDRVYKTLNNGVYRCGFATTQAAYEEALAPLFETLDWLEERLSRQPYLMGDRQTEADWRLWTTLLRFDLVYVGHFKCNVRRIVDYPALWAYTRALYQVPGIAETVDVFHIKHHYYESHRGINPRGIVPVGPEVDFTAPVERPAA